A window of the Trichoderma asperellum chromosome 6, complete sequence genome harbors these coding sequences:
- a CDS encoding uncharacterized protein (EggNog:ENOG41), translated as MATFMKFRLVPAREEKVDENDDWYGLRDAKERRKRQNRINQRAARRRQRENLARELESAASTAVPSPPNATIPACQCRGPNISSTQVYFPLTPDHKLLYVIVLNVSRAIITNYFIMSTIAPVTAALCVSRRIFTIEDFSEAPRNLDGTRAIPPAFMPTKMQQEVPHPGWIDLFPSPQLRDNLILAVMEFNVDEEEILEDLIGDIFEAMGCGPEEISKEGSKDESPSDTKTHTRPHVVTAEVKEELKTYTPSSTPELGILSWSDPWDISGWEVTERQTAT; from the exons ATGGCTACATTCATGAAATTTCGTCTAGTCCCAGCGCGGGAAGAG AAGGTTGACGAGAATGACGACTGGTACGGCTTGAGGGATGCtaaggagaggaggaaaaggcaaaatagGATCAATCAAAGAGCAGCTC GCcggcggcaaagagagaATCTTGCCCGGGAGCTCGAGTCAGCGGCTTCTACAGCGGTACCATCACCTCCAAATGCAACTATTCCTGCATGCCAGTGTCGAGGGCCCAATATTTCTTCTACCCAAGTTTATTTCCCGTTGACCCCGGACCACAAACTGCTCTATGTCATCGTTCTCAACGTCTCGCGGGCAATCATCACCAACTATTTCATCATGTCCACCATTGCGCCAGTAACCGCCGCCCTGTGTGTCAGCCGACGCATTTTCACAATTGAAGACTTTTCAGAAGCTCCTAGAAATCTCGATGGTACCCGTGCAATTCCCCCAGCATTTATGCCGACGAAAATGCAGCAGGAGGTCCCACACCCCGGCTGGATAGATCTTTTTCCGTCACCTCAGCTACGGGACAACCTCATTCTTGCGGTCATGGAATTCAATgtcgacgaagaagaaatcctCGAAGATTTGATAGGAGATATATTCGAAGCTATGGGCTGTGGACCAGAGGAAATTTCAAAAGAAGGTTCAAAGGACGAGTCACCGAGCGATACGAAAACTCATACAAGGCCACATGTAGTAACTGCAGAAGTAAAAGAGGAGCTGAAAACCTACACTCCGTCAAGCACTCCCGAACTTGGTATCCTCTCATGGTCCGATCCGTGGGATATATCTGGTTGGGAAGTTACGGAAAG ACAGACGGCTACGTAG
- a CDS encoding uncharacterized protein (TransMembrane:1 (o80-100i)), whose translation MRRVPSAGFPRTSTPWRKLGTAPSLQARAAQASRPLQTAAGAKYLRRYQYQRTARQVRSAADPRLDPLALSHPSPRGSSFLGSPLAFTLLLYFLPAFCCVSHLSQLRRPCVSLTDRGVSTGLQLSCRRIIALASQSSYSGCWRINRPLNFQQPSVPAYGAAILQRVSRVVK comes from the exons ATGCGCAGAGTACCGAGCGCCGGATTCCCGCGTACAAGTACGCCGTGGCGCAAGCTGGGTACAGCGCCGTCCCTGCAGGCCCGGGCAGCCCAGGCGTCGCGTCCGCTGCAAACTGCAGCAGGCGCCAAGTACCTGCGCCGGTACCAGTACCAGAGGACAGCGCGGCAAGTACGGAGCGCTGCTGACCCACGCCTCGATCCGCTTGCCTTGTCCCACCCTTCACCTCGTGGTTCCTCTTTCCTTGGATCCCCTCTAGCCTTCACTCTACTTCTCTACTTCCTACCGGCATTTTGCTGCGTATCTCATCTCTCCCAACTTCGCCGTCCATGCGTCTCTCTGACTGATCGTGGCGTCTCGACTGGACTGCAACTGTCTTGCCGTCGTATCATAGCCCTTGCATCGCAATCTTCATActctggctgctggagaatcAATCGGCCTTTGAACTTCCAGCAGCCCAGTGTTCCAGCC TACGGTGCTGCCATATTACAACGAGTATCAAGAGTCGTGAAATGA
- a CDS encoding uncharacterized protein (EggNog:ENOG41) yields MSDGRGGMNRQFRNAHRQSFDSTSQLYPQREPAPGGGQGEAPSDDMLGGNPHFSDFNFPFSAMPDQAVLAHQTDPFSQHQASTISSIPPSHSMSAMSNIARQPFVPILDPPTPNLELTSNSMARISTPASNSITDDGNADDFGHVNQNRGDGTDLGGKSKDDSASAPPAWSELKTKAGKDRKRLPLACIACRRKKIRCSGEKPACKHCMRSRIPCVYKVTTRKAAPRTDYMAMLDKRLKRMEERIIKILPKSDQDSISSVPRAVVKPAIPGTGTMTSNKTTTKKRNADEAFGRNLEAWAKAPRPKLPEDQAGTPESREAEENELLREGRDALPPKDVQEHLTEVFFDNVYGQSYHLLHKPSYIRKLKNDTLPPVLVLSVCAIAARFTSNPKFTSSTKQFMRGEEWASHAREICTRRYDWPNITILTCLLILGMHEFGTCHGGRAWALGGQAIRMAFALHLHKDLEYDPQMRNRKIKLSFIDREIRRRVMWACFMMDRFNSSGTDRPLFIKEDTLKIPLPVAERHFQFDMPAQTEYLDGTVPNSELNDQGQTGVLPRDNMGAAAYTIRSISIWGRVVTYLNQGGREQDAYPMWDTNSQYAKLVRDTEELLRTLPDSLKCTREALEIHRAESTAKHFIFLHMAIQQNLLFLHQAAVSFSRDRIGEEAPNEFITQANIKTFLAANKISDLLRDAEEVQCSISTPFAGYCAFSSATIHITGIFSGNPAMKATAEANSSVNVRFLRSMMKYWGMFHWMVENIRIQFRNALETSRTGGPTNGSTASSPILQYSDWFNRYPHGVSDTDYMDPAMYRKKEKGEDGALEQKSELQSIEDFFMTVGPMQNDKEGPRAGASKRKAPLKRPTVTISSSIDQQKSGEQLTAAASEQHLHEQMRLAMQQQSRQPPRFSDTLGVQTTNTSTFNPLTVSQTQNPAYPIISPISSANGAQFPQSMPFSNFFSTDMLSMDIEPPDTMMQSNYSDFSMESGSVNGLQNMMNGSTSWGNMSGNNAAANTQIHGQQSMKVDGMSGEHAHAQGQMDQSHNGLNPYLNQNASPGWFLNLDGGQDMGFGSVDPFAALFGSNGGMLMADHQGGM; encoded by the exons ATGTCGGACGGCCGGGGCGGCATGAACCGTCAGTTTCGCAACGCCCACCGCCAGAGCTTCGATTCCACGTCCCAGCTGTACCCGCAGCGCGAACCAGCTCCTGGCGGTGGGCAAGGCGAGGCCCCTTCAGACGATATGCTGGGTGGCAACCCTCACTTTAGCGACTTTAACTTTCCCTTCTCCGCCATGCCCGATCAAGCCGTTCTCGCCCACCAGACCGACCCTTTCTCGCAGCACCAGGCCAGCACCATCTCTTCCATTCCGCCATCACATAGCATGAGTGCCATGAGTAACATTGCACGACAGCCCTTCGTACCGATTCTTGATCCGCCGACGCCGAATCTGGAACTAACGAGCAACTCGATGGCCAGGATATCGACTCCGGCGTCCAACTCCATCACCGATGACGGGAATGCAGACGACTTCGGCCACGTAAATCAGAATCGTGGCGATGGCACAGACTTGGGAGGCAAGTCGAAAGACGACTCTGCGTCGGCTCCTCCTGCCTGGAGTGAACTCAAGACCAAAGCTGGTAAGGACCGGAAACGATTGCCGCTTGCCTGTATCGCATGCCGTCGCAAAAAGATACGCTGCTCTGGAGAAAAGCCTGCTTGCAAACACTGCATGAGGTCACGCATCCCCTGTGTTTACAAAGTCACTACCCGAAAAGCCGCCCCGCGGACCGATTATATGGCCATGCTCGACAAGCGGCTCAAGCGCATGGAAGAACGCATCATCAAGATACTCCCAAAATCTGATCAGGATTCGATATCCTCGGTCCCCCGCGCTGTTGTCAAGCCTGCCATCCCAGGAACTGGGACAATGACGTCAAATAAGACTACCACCAAGAAGCGTAATGCGGACGAAGCCTTTGGCCGGAATCTGGAAGCATGGGCCAAGGCCCCCAGACCGAAACTACCGGAAGACCAGGCGGGCACACCAGAGTCTCGCGAGGCAGAAGAAAACGAGCTGTTGCGCGAGGGAAGGGATGCCCTTCCTCCCAAGGATGTCCAAGAGCACCTTACCGAAGTCTTTTTTGACAATGTCTACGGCCAGTCTTATCATCTCCTCCATAAACCGAGCTACATCCGCAAACTAAA AAATGATACACTACCGCCGGTGCTTGTTCTCTCTGTTTGCGCTATCGCAGCACGCTTCACGTCGAACCCAAAGTTCACCTCTTCGACCAAACAATTTATGCGTGGAGAGGAGTGGGCCTCTCACGCCAGAGAAATTTGCACCAGACGATATGACTGGCCCAACATAACGATATTGACTTGTCTTCTCATCCTGGGGATGCATGAGTTCGGAACGTGCCATGGCGGCCGTGCTTGGGCTCTGGGTGGACAGGCTATTCGTATGGCCTTTGCTCTCCACCTGCATAAAGATTTGGAATACGACCCCCAGATGCGAAATAGGAAGATCAAGTTGAGTTTTATTGATCGGGAAATTCGTCGCCGCGTTATGTGGGCTTGTTTTATGATGGACCGTTTCAACTCCTCTGGAACAGATCGGCCTCTGTTCATCAAAGAAGACACCCTTAAAATACCTTTGCCCGTTGCGGAGAGACATTTCCAATTTGATATGCCGGCACAAACAGAATATCTCGACGGCACCGTTCCAAATAGTGAGCTAAACGACCAAGGTCAAACGGGAGTCTTACCGCGCGACAACatgggagcagcagcctaTACTATCCGCTCAATATCCATTTGGGGTCGTGTTGTCACCTATTTAAACCAGGGTGGAAGAGAACAGGATGCATACCCAATGTGGGATACGAATTCCCAGTATGCCAAACTGGTGCGAGATACTGAAGAGCTATTACGCACTCTCCCGGATTCCCTCAAATGTACCCGCGAGGCTCTAGAGATTCACCGAGCCGAAAGTACCGCAAAACATTTCATTTTCCTGCACATGGCTATCCAGCAAAACCTGCTCTTCCTCCACCAAGCCGCGGTTTCATTTTCTCGCGATCGTATTGGTGAAGAGGCACCCAACGAATTCATTACGCAGGCCAATATTAAGACCTTCTTGGCCGCCAACAAAATATCTGATCTTCTCAGAGACGCTGAGGAGGTACAGTGCAGCATATCAACTCCATTTGCCGGGTACTGcgccttctcttcagctACCATACATATCACTGGTATCTTTTCTGGCAACCCGGCGATGAAAGCCACAGCTGAGGCAAATTCCAGCGTGAACGTAAGATTTCTGCGTAGCATGATGAAATACTGGGGCATGTTTCATTGGATGGTAGAGAATATCCGCATTCAGTTTCGAAATGCCCTTGAAACGTCCCGCACCGGTGGTCCTACCAATGGTAGCACCGCATCATCGCCAATCCTGCAATATTCTGACTGGTTCAACCGTTATCCCCATGGAGTGTCGGACACAGACTACATGGATCCCGCCATGTataggaagaaggagaagggcgAAGATGGCGCCTTGGAGCAGAAGTCGGAGTTGCAGTCAATTGAAGATTTTTTCATGACTGTTGGGCCAATGCAGAACGATAAGGAAGGGCCACGAGCTGGTGCGTCTAAGCGCAAAGCCCCCTTGAAGAGGCCAACCGTCACGATATCAAGCAGCATAGACCAGCAAAAGTCTGGTGAACAGCTTACGGCGGCGGCAAGTGAGCAGCATCTCCATGAACAGATGAGGTTAGCTATGCAACAGCAGTCTCGGCAACCGCCCAGGTTCTCAGACACGCTCGGAGTCCAGACTACTAACACCTCTACCTTTAATCCCCTTACCGTATCACAAACGCAAAATCCGGCATATCCTATCATATCACCAATTAGTTCTGCCAACGGCGCACAATTTCCTCAGAGCATGCCCTTCTCCAATTTCTTCTCAACGGATATGCTATCCATGGATATTGAGCCGCCAGATACAATGATGCAGTCCAACTATAGCGACTTTTCAATGGAGTCTGGAAGTGTAAACGGTCTGCAGAATATGATGAATGGGTCTACCAGCTGGGGAAATATGTCTGGGAACAACGCAGCGGCTAATACGCAGATCCACGGCCAACAAAGCATGAAAGTGGACGGCATGAGTGGCGAACATGCTCACGCCCAGGGTCAGATGGACCAGAGCCACAATGGTTTGAACCCGTATCTGAATCAAAATGCGTCTCCAGGATGGTTCCTGAATTTAGATGGAGGCCAAGATATGGGTTTCGGGAGCGTTGATCCTTTTGCAGCCCTATTTGGCAGCAATGGAGGAATGCTTATGGCTGATCACCAAGGTGGCATGTAG
- a CDS encoding uncharacterized protein (BUSCO:EOG092D034L~MEROPS:MER0010982): MASLQAKVDAVKAAVSSTSTCTPATVVTLKELLLPDPESLPSRLKSAATRPIKTASATRTKSGAGRDNASSSQTDTLSSRERAALATHVINVTLKTLSEVAKPLPPSTPSKQNGDLREAAGKQSIRRSLSAPLSPVQPRALNRVVASFDSETTPTKAPSPAQSTGCLATVECARVAFSALRSLKGPTKPEEADFQLETGMSALVGKLLGLGMHDQALKELRVLKRRLDSIISGKQSTGTKGGSETTSTTAVIADLLNFQGAIAKPCLATITGYQMQVLKLIAATKKPSHIEAILPHLSDSHASSPLNLLSALAKEGAKEAAKVARQMASISQILLSLAPSISSQEDAVATEPRLSPSPSAAFELQSLAFRIQLKWWKLAQHQGHIDHDLLSPFSRCLRAYTRRQKLDRGPVYQIISESFNTIMQLIHSQKYLPATSFNSPLASIHHILGSAAQAERRYAEAHGWFQELKGSLTAGQDSSVLKCSISARLLAVALKKADLDPTVEPLLCEVIEGLDGSLSGTMAELNELLEGLSLARRSVVGLLMTCLGPNASKSTVPSALTTHLKTFILKYPRFIRRWMGLPPGKDVQPKHVLQFDQRRQLVAQSIGQTLDSTLMVIKCDIQSEESEWHAIDDVLQHCASLLESMTASNLSTTKVENLGRYSVKISSLYFSVFSLLRKKSYRSKDENKRLLQALNRSIDVVKDCTEAEQEKAQLSTKLEIFADMCKSSGRTDDAVRTLRSICSKVAENGALSDVAAALSTQPPTLAWAMNDKVSLLSRTLRSMARIDRAWNEWTFSLPEVERAAVLEHLTYVSLIGSSSSSQPLGLHDAGVAALLRIYSLDKYPVRRLRVLLNLYYQSVGEEEQLLNIVSLAEETWRHLEAGAGAEDALLSHFIPHLQAYFTSIFALTHTDGTMSTMIFQAIDSWKGIIRTCQTQDQLFMVVDDPQRLLDHLRSLHQLAGLRGETHLQLAISELNIAISTVFVGSAEATGDGLILGHSQLAAQYVSIGLFPQALKTIEHTQELITRYDGLSRQVLVEFYLSQAEYYTGVGDMDTALGSLSKAGDICNAPYSSWAQSKSHASMIISITLLLQSIATLQNGNIQDALSFVKTSIRMLTHDWTKLEAALGADSKSPDASVSDINASSTDLASTKGKVTGPRFWTLASPLLRSLLHISSVYAHIGMFQETIYYADSAWKIAESTQSSLYKAQVAAWTGSVYLKAGKLPKALATFKDAEQQLPRDTCSARVRFARQLGEFYWEIGDDEKAGEFLKIAEETAHLLSMPKNKSSIHIVQEPIAAQEPIAKPQSAESTKVMRAKRTTRSKVKVPAAPKPAKRDSPRSKTPAAADFAQLPKDIYYASLHTAIIMSRTLGLIYQKDWASALQALEKVKDLPKLISILSQEQVMTAISLIGRSMEQMISDPVFSVMQDSTISFPAVSASMALSDKLSHMQLSMKNELAAEGAQKNIDYPAFADALERAQALLVEAHASALSSADSSMVRRISTLLQTTVIFLSATLASKSLPQTGLGTIAVDMARNVTWQREQQTLAGPNNDTATIRITTPAAKPLTTEAVADMANFQENYVDLIPEKWSVVSISLSDNHHDLCITKFQSNQGPFVLRLPLERANSRDADSKVFNFKNGREELLELIKLANESSHSARDFTAKGERGAWWAEREALDSRLKRLLVTIETTWLGGFRGIFSQQFKQMDLLARFRKDFHQMLDRILPSRNKSRGKKSATKTEAITLDPRILDLFIGLGNPIDPDCEFDEALNDLLYFVVDILQFHGERNAYDEIDFDGMVLETYDALRGYHNAANSSEREEGTHTILVLDKLLHAFPWESLPCMDGLSVSRVPSLECLRQLIQDASTGPTNGLQGHFVSAKAGTYILNPSSDLKNTQTFFQSAFTTLSSWNGIINKAPKESDFEKALSTSEIMVYFGHGSGAQYIRGKTIRRLEKCRPATFLMGCSSAALTDAGEFESYGPVWNYMMAGCPAVVGTLWDVTDRDIDRFAGKTFEEWGLFARGTFDGSTSKSKSKAKSRAEGVDELSLPRGDGAPGDASLAEAVAGARSACRFKYLNGAAVVLYGIPVYIKRE, encoded by the exons aTGGCTTCTTTACAGGCAAAAGTCGACGCCGTCAAAGCGGCAGTCTCGTCAACGTCAACCTGCACACCAGCAACGGTCGTAACACTCAAAGAGCTGCTACTCCCAGATCCCGAGTCGTTACCTTCGAGACTAAAGTCCGCTGCCACTCGACCTATCAAGACGGCATCTGCAACGAGAACGAAAAGCGGCGCCGGAAGAGACAATGCCTCCAGCTCACAAACCGACACTTTGAGCTCCCGCGAGAGAGCTGCTTTGGCGACTCATGTCATCAACGTTACGCTCAAGACCCTGTCCGAAGTAGCGAAGCCACTGCCCCCTTCTACACCGTCAAAACAAAATGGCGACCttcgagaagcagcagggaAACAGTCAATTCGAAGATCTCTGTCTGCACCGCTTTCTCCCGTGCAGCCCAGGGCACTCAACCGTGTAGTTGCGTCTTTCGACAGTGAAACAACTCCGACGAAAGCACCCTCGCCTGCCCAATCGACGGGATGCCTTGCTACAGTGGAGTGTGCGCGTGTTGCATTCTCTGCACTTCGATCCCTCAAAGGTCCAACAAAACCTGAAGAGGCGGACTTTCAGCTAGAGACTGGCATGTCCGCGCTGGTGGGGAAGCTGCTAGGCTTAGGGATGCATGATCAGGCTCTTAAGGAGCTGAGAGTGCTGAAACGGAGGCTGGACAGTATAATAAGCGGAAAACAATCGACGGGGACCAAGGGCGGATCCGAAACTACGAGTACCACTGCAGTAATCGCCGATTTGTTGAACTTTCAGGGCGCCATCGCGAAGCCTTGCCTTGCGACCATCACAGGCTATCAGATGCAGGTTCTAAAGCTGATTGCAGCGACTAAAAAACCATCTCACATAGAAGCTATTCTTCCCCACCTTAGCGATTCACATGCCTCGTCCCCATTGAACCTCCTGTCTGCTCTCGCTAAGGAGGGGGCAAAGGAGGCTGCAAAGGTAGCTCGTCAAATGGCGTCCATATCACAGATTCTTTTGTCCCTTGCGCCGAGTATTTCTAGTCAGGAAGACGCAGTAGCTACCGAACCGCGACTTAGCCCATCTCCTAGCGCCGCCTTTGAGTTGCAATCTTTGGCTTTCCGAATCCAGCTCAAGTGGTGGAAACTGGCTCAGCATCAGGGACATATTGATCATGACTTGCTCTCACCCTTCTCACGCTGTCTAAGAGCTTACACCCGACGACAAAAGCTAGATAGAGGTCCCGTTTACCAAATAATATCCGAATCATTTAACACTATAATGCAGCTTATTCATTCTCAAAAGTATCTCCCAGCAACATCATTCAATTCACCTCTAGCATCCATACACCATATTTTAGGATCCGCAGCGCAAGCAGAACGACGATATGCCGAAGCACATGGTTGGTTCCAAGAATTGAAAGGTTCGCTGACCGCAGGGCAAGACTCCTCTGTTCTCAAGTGTTCAATCTCTGCGCGCCTCCTTGCTGTTgcgctgaagaaggctgaCTTAGACCCAACCGTCGAGCCTCTCCTTTGCGAGGTCATTGAAGGATTGGATGGTAGCCTTAGTGGAACAATGGCAGAGCTGAACGAACTTCTCGAGGGCCTTTCGCTGGCGAGGCGTTCCGTCGTTGGCCTTCTGATGACCTGTTTGGGGCCAAATGCTTCGAAAAGCACTGTTCCGAGCGCCCTCACAACTCATCTAAAAACTTTCATTCTCAAGTATCCGCGATTTATACGCCGATGGATGGGGCTGCCGCCAGGCAAAGATGTACAGCCCAAGCATGTTCTTCAGTTCGATCAGCGGCGACAGCTGGTTGCACAATCTATTGGACAGACTCTTGACTCTACCCTGATGGTCATCAAATGCGACATCCAGTCTGAAGAGAGTGAATGGCATGCGATTGATGATGTGCTTCAACACTGCGCTTCGCTTCTCGAATCTATGACTGCTTCTAATCTATCTACCACCAAGGTTGAGAATCTTGGCAGGTACTCCGTCAAGATCTCAAGTCTTTATTTCTccgtcttttctctccttcgaAAGAAATCCTATCGGTCCAAAGACGAGAATAAGCGTCTTCTTCAGGCTTTGAACCGATCGATTGATGTCGTTAAAGACTGTACGGAGGCCGAGCAAGAGAAAGCACAATTATCGACAAAACTAGAGATATTTGCAGATATGTGTAAGAGCTCTGGTAGGACTGATGATGCCGTACGCACGCTACGATCAATTTGTTCCAAGGTAGCTGAGAACGGCGCATTATCtgacgttgctgctgctctctccaCACAGCCTCCAACCCTGGCGTGGGCCATGAACGACAAAGTATCACTCTTGTCACGCACTTTGCGTTCCATGGCTAGGATCGACAGAGCGTGGAATGAGTGGACCTTCTCGCTTCCTGAGGTGGAGCGTGCTGCGGTTCTAGAGCATTTGACGTACGTCAGTCTCATCggctcgtcctcgtcgtcgcaGCCCCTTGGACTGCACGACGCAGGAGTAGCTGCGTTGCTTCGCATCTACTCGTTGGATAAGTACCCGGTTCGCCGCCTCCGTGTATTGCTGAATCTTTACTATCAAAGCgtaggagaagaagagcagcttctGAATATTGTTTCGCTTGCTGAGGAAACATGGCGACATCTGGAGGCCGGGGCCGGGGCGGAAGATGCCTTGCTATCTCATTTCATCCCGCACTTGCAAGCCTATTTTACATCCATCTTTGCACTGACACACACGGATGGAACAATGTCTACAATGATATTCCAGGCAATCGACTCTTGGAAAGGCATCATTAGAACCTGTCAGACGCAAGACCAACTTTTTATGGTAGTTGACGATCCTCAAAGACTTCTCGATCATTTACGGTCGCTACACCAGCTTGCCGGCCTAAGGGGGGAGACACATCTCCAGCTCGCAATTTCCGAACTCAACATCGCCATATCGACGGTATTTGTTGGATCTGCGGAAGCAACCGGTGACGGCTTGATTCTTGGCCACAGCCAGTTGGCAGCGCAATACGTTAGCATTGGACTCTTCCCCCAAGCTTTAAAGACAATAGAGCATACTCAAGAGCTTATCACCCGCTACGATGGCCTATCGCGCCAAGTCCTTGTTGAGTTTTACCTCTCCCAAGCAGAGTATTATACTGGTGTTGGCGATATGGACACTGC TCTCGGTTCTCTATCCAAAGCCGGTGATATTTGCAACGCCCCATATTCCTCTTGGGCTCAAAGCAAATCTCATGCATCCATGATAATATCCATCACCTTACTGCTACAATCGATTGCTACTCTTCAAAATGGAAATATCCAAGACGCACTATCCTTTGTAAAGACGAGTATTCGCATGCTGACTCATGACTGGACCAAATTAGAAGCTGCGCTAGGGGCCGATTCCAAGAGCCCAGATGCCAGCGTATCAGATATCAACGCCAGCAGCACAGACTTGGCTTCGACAAAGGGGAAAGTAACTGGCCCTCGATTCTGGACCTTAGCCAGTCCACTTCTCCGAAGTCTCTTACATATCTCTTCCGTATACGCTCATATTGGCATGTTCCAGGAAACTATCTACTATGCTGACTCTGCCTGGAAGATTGCGGAGAGTACTCAGTCTTCGCTCTACAAAGCACAGGTGGCTGCATGGACTGGTTCTGTTTATCTTAAGGCTGGAAAGCTGCCTAAAGCACTTGCCACCTTTAAAGATGCAGAACAACAGTTACCGCGTGATACCTGTTCTGCTCGTGTACGCTTTGCTCGTCAACTCGGAGAGTTTTATTGGGAAATCGGAGACGATGAGAAGGCTGGCGAGTTTTTGAAAATAGCTGAAGAGACTGCTCACCTCCTCAGCATGCCCAAGAATAAATCCAGTATCCATATTGTTCAGGAACCCATTGCAGCCCAGGAGCCCATTGCAAAGCCACAGAGTGCCGAATCTACCAAAGTCATGAGAGCAAAGAGAACAACAAGGTCAAAGGTCAAAGTACCAGCCGCTCCTAAACCCGCCAAGCGAGACTCGCCCAGGTCTAAGAcacctgcagcagcagatttCGCTCAGCTACCAAAAGATATATACTACGCATCCCTACacaccgccatcatcatgTCTCGCACTTTGGGACTCATTTACCAGAAAGATTGGGCATCGGCTCTACAGGCTCTAGAAAAAGTCAAAGATTTGCCCAAGCTTATCAGCATACTCTCTCAAGAGCAAGTGATGACGGCCATATCATTAATTGGACGTAGCATGGAGCAGATGATTTCCGATCCTGTCTTCTCTGTGATGCAAGACTCGACCATTTCGTTCCCTGCTGTCTCTGCTTCCATGGCTCTATCCGATAAATTGTCGCACATGCAGCTATCGATGAAAAACGAACTTGCCGCGGAAGGAGCTCAGAAGAATATTGATTATCCTGCTTTTGCAGATGCATTAGAGCGAGCACAAGCGCTTCTCGTAGAAGCTCACGCTTCTGCTCTCTCCAGTGCCGATAGTAGCATGGTTCGTCGTATCTCTACGCTGCTTCAAACCACAGTGATTTTCTTGTCAGCAACCCTGGCTTCAAAATCTCTTCCACAAACAGGACTGGGTACGATTGCTGTTGATATGGCTCGAAACGTGACATGGCAGCGAGAACAGCAGACTCTAGCTGGGCCCAATAACGATACGGCCACCATCCGTATCACAACTCCAGCTGCCAAGCCACTAACAACAGAAGCAGTGGCTGATATGGCCAACTTTCAAGAGAACTACGTGGATTTGATCCCAGAGAAGTGGAGTGTTGTCTCTATTTCGCTGAGTGACAACCATCATGATCTCTGTATCACAAAATTCCAATCGAACCAAGGACCGTTTGTTTTGCGCCTGCCTTTGGAAAGGGCTAACTCTCGGGATGCCGACTCCAAAGTTTTCAACTTTAAAAACGGCCGTGAAGAATTATTAGAACTTATCAAGCTGGCAAATGAAAGCAGTCACTCTGCACGAGACTTTACTGCCAAAGGAGAGCGTGGGGCTTGGTGGGCAGAGCGAGAAGCTTTGGACTCTCGATTGAAGCGACTCCTGGTTACTATCGAGACTACGTGGCTAGGAGGATTCAGGGGCATTTTTTCGCAGCAATTCAAGCAGATGGATCTGTTGGCACGCTTTCGGAAGGACTTCCACCAAATGCTTGATAGAATCCTGCCATCTCGAAATAAAAGCCGAGGGAAGAAGTCGGCGACCAAGACAGAGGCTATTACTTTGGATCCTCGGATCCTCGATCTCTTCATTGGCCTGGGCAATCCAATTGATCCTGACTGCGAGTTTGATGAGGCGCTGAATGATTTGCTTTATTTTGTCGTGGATATTCTGCAGTTCCACGGCGAGCGGAACGCTTACGATGAGATCGACTTTGACGGAATGGTCCTAGAGACTTACGATGCTCTACGCGGGTATCACAATGCTGCTAACTCTTCGGAGAGGGAGGAAGGGACACATACCATACTTGTGCTTGATAAACTGCTCCACGCTTTCCCTTGGGAGTCTTTGCCTTGCATGGACGGCCTGTCTGTATCTCGAGTCCCTTCGCTCGAATGCCTTCGGCAACTCATTCAAGATGCTAGCACAGGTCCGACAAACGGATTACAGGGCCACTTTGTCTCAGCAAAAGCTGGTACCTATATCCTTAACCCGTCATCTGACCTGAAGAATACACAGACATTCTTCCAGTCAGCTTTTACAACCCTGTCATCGTGGAATGGTATCATCAATAAAGCGCCAAAGGAGTCGGATTTTGAAAAGGCTCTTTCGACATCCGAGATTATGGTGTATTTTGGTCATGGCAGCGGTGCGCAGTATATTCGGGGAAAGACGATTCGACGCTTGGAAAAGTGCAGGCCAGCGACTTTCCTCATGGGTTGTAGCTCCGCTGCCCTCACTGACGCTGGAGAATTTGAAAGCTATGGTCCAGTCTGGAATTACATGATGGCGGGTTGTCCCGCCGTGGTGGGTACGCTCTGGGACGTGACGGATCGTGATATCGATCGTTTTGCAGGCAAGACTTTTGAGGAATGGGGTCTCTTTGCAAGAGGCACCTTTGATGGCTCAACGAGCAAGAGCAAAAGCAAGGCTAAGAGCCGTGCTGAAGGGGTGGATGAATTGAGCCTCCCTAGAGGAGATGGTGCTCCAGGTGATGCATCCCTTGCTGAAGCAGTGGCGGGGGCGAGAAGTGCATGTCGTTTCAAATATCTTAATGGCGCGGCGGTGGTTTTATATGGAATTCCGGTTTACATTAAGAGGGAATGA